The genomic stretch CATTGAACTTTTGACCTTGTGACTCAGACTCTGCTACATGGAACAAACAGCAACTAGGCTGAAGGTCTCAAGGTAAGacggaaaataaaataaagtctcATATTTAATTCTCCTAATTCTCATATATAAAaagcataataataatttaatattttaataatattctATTATATGTAGCCTTATCTGCTCATTTTTAGCATTAAATAATGACAGGACCTTAATTTCAATTTTTATTGAACTGTTAAATATTGTTCATGTCTTTAACTTGCTGCCAATGAAGTATTATCCCAGCCTGGGTCTCACAGCACGCCTCCTTCTGAGATGACTTAATTACAGTCTCGGGAACTGTGCGTTTTATTGAAAGCATAACCTTTACAATGGACTACATGGCAACCACTGCGAACAACAACTAATAAACAAAGGTTACTGAGACAAACAGGCTGCATGCAGGGTGTTTAGCAATGAGCAAGGTATTTTTCCAGGATTTTCCGGAATGTTTGGCAACCTTATTGCAACAATAACAAATAGACTGTGACTTTAAATTTTATAATGACAAATGTTGGATGCATTCTGATTATAGACAACACTATTATTAAATGAACTGTAGGTCacataaaagaataaaaacaaattttgaTGTGGATTTATAAACGTTTGGTTACTCTAATCTAACTCTGAATCTAATAGTAGGCCCTATCTATTGTAATGATCATATACTGTGTGGTCTGTTCTACTTAGACTTTTTAACTtgttattttaatttagttGTTTATGATGCCCATCACTGATATTGACTGTAACAGACTGTATTGGCAGCACAGCTGGGCAAAAGCTTTTATGGCATTTCCAGGTTTGTTTagtcataaatattaaatcagATCAACAAAGTGAAAGCAATGCTCTGATGTAGCACTGACAGAAAGCCGAGGGTCTGCCAACCTCCAAATAGGTGTGGGGTGATTATATAGCCTAGTGTGTATGTGgtactgtatataatataatCACCCTACACCTGTAAATACATATTTGTGTGCCTGAATGCTTGTTTTTACCCtcattttaaattacaataACATTATAATAGTGCAAGGATATAACAGTAGTCTATAAGAAAGCTACAAAATGTCTGCATGTGTCATATATAATTTTAACAATTTCATTATTCCACTAGTTATTTGATTAAACAGCATATGAAAATTAAGATATAATTGATATAGGTTCTtatttaaatttacttttttatattattgtatGGAAATGTTTTATATAGAATTTTCTTAACAAATACTGGACATTATAgcacttacaaaaaaaaaaaacagatgacATTAAATTGGTGCAATGAAATTAAAGGCTTTCAGGGACAAAGTTTGAGAAATCACTGGTGTGGGTTTGCTGCCCTCTTGTGAAAATAGGAATAAATTCAGGGAAGATACAGCTCATTTTGCATGTACATTGTTCTAGAAGTACAAAAGAGACTCATGTGATCATGTGATGTCAGGTCATACGTCATATCTGGAAGTGTTTTCATACTATGGCCACATTCATTTaataatgttatttatatatatttatataataaatatatatatatattatttatatatatttatataataaatatatataaattatataaattaataaatatatataaattatttataatttatttattacatttttattattatgtatttttaacaATTTGTTATACCATATTTTGTGAGTGTTTACGGTACTGTTTATTGATAATTATGTGATTggcaataataataaataccGGTCTATTGTCAGTTACCATTACCAATAAGTTTTtgttcctttatttatttatttatttaaaagtttatttaaagatTACTCTTTACGTAAAAAGAACCttgttttttaccattgtttttgtttatcaATGTTTTTTGTATTATATAATGAAATGCACGTGAGTCATATTTCTGTTCGTGTTTGTACTTATTTTGCACAGTCTTattctgcaataaaaaaaacgccgaaatagtgtgtttgtaatATGAATagcctgtttattttctttattgctAGTCACattataatcaataaataacacAGTAATAATCAAAATTTGTTATAAATTTGTTATTTGTTAGTTGAATAAATAGCTATAGCCTAACGGATcggaaaatgaataaaataaaataaaataaaataaaaataaacaaaataaaataaaagctcACGACAAAAGCTCGTGAGTCGTGAATATTGAATAAGATACGTTACCGTTGCCTAGAAAACAGCGGAGACTCATGACTATTATGAATCGAGCCTTCGTCATAGTATCATACATTTCCTTTAGTGATCTTGTGATGATATCTTGTTTCTCTGAGGGAGTTTGAGTGGTTCCGTTAGAATGGAGCTCGAGTCCGGTATCAGACGTAGTGACGGGACGAGTAACAGCTCCAGTATAGAGAGTCTGGGTCTGTCAAACTCCACTTTTTCTTATAATGGAAACTTTATTCGCTCGGCTTCTGCTGTGTTTATGATGGGAGAAATCGTAAGTATTCGTGTTTGTGCAGTTTTGTTATTTACAATAACTGAGTATAGTAGTGATATAGTCTAAATAAGGAAACAAATATATGCACAATAATACAACTtgctattaaaatatgttttcttatttttagaaagtaattttatttaggtGATCATCATTAAAGCTAGGTTAAAGTGAAACTGTTTTGGTTTAGGATGAAATGTCTTATTGGCATTTAACACCTCATAGCTGTTTGTTGCTTGCTACCATATTGAATACGAAGATCAACATGAAGTTTTGTTATGATAAAGATACGTAATGGGGAAGAGAGGAAGAGAACCAAACAAAATAGTTGGGAAACAAACTCTTCCTTTCGGCTTGTATTGTTCTTCTTCCTTCCACCACACGCTCTGAGTCAAATCCAAGGATTTCATTTCCTGCTGTGATCTATAGCCAACTTTGTCTTCTTGATGAAAAATCACTTTTCCTGTAAAAATCAAGCACACGGTGACACATTCTTTCTGCTATAAAACAGGAAGGGATGGAGGGAATGCTCTGGAGAATATGGTGTTAAATACTGTACTGTAGGTGTGGTGTCTGTTTTGCAGTTTAGAGACAAATAACATCAAACGTTTAGTTTTATTAcatcaaaatgtgtttttgcacaACCTAAAAATATGACTTCCTACAGTATCAGCATTTGGACACTATAGCCGTTATTTTCCTTTTAGACTTGTTTCATTGTTTTCATCCTCTTTTAGTTTTGGACTGTctatgattttattttaacctCAGGTGTTTGGCCTACTGGTGTGGACTCTGATTGGTGGAACAGAATACCTTAATGCTCCTGCGTTGGGGTGGGTGATGTTTGTGTCAGTTTTCTACTGGGTGTTAACCATCATTCTCTTCCTTCTCTACCTGACCATAAGCCAAACCAGGATACATCTGGTCCCATGGAAAATGCTGGTGAGAATGAAAAACAAAGCATTAAATGAAATTTTGAAAATTCTCCCAATGTACTCACTCTCATACTACCCCAGATGTACATATATAAGCTCATTTCTGCAGTTGGACTGTATTAAAATAATGCTATCTTTTTAAATGGGGTCAAGATGGTAAAGCCCCAAAATGCACATACACTCATAATTACAGGGAGTCCAATGGGAGTTAAAAAgcgaaataaaacatttgtgagagaaaacaattaatattatttagttaatgttaatatttactaaattaTACTTATTAAGACtaatattatacagtaagttaTATAGTGGCTTATCAAATGTCTTTGGTTTGTGCGTTTCTTGAGATTAGTTGTCATATGAATGTTATGTTACAAGAACCAATCAGAGCTTGGCCATGCTGAGCCCCATGAAgcattttaatatattatttgtttatgatCAACT from Misgurnus anguillicaudatus chromosome 10, ASM2758022v2, whole genome shotgun sequence encodes the following:
- the cmtm8b gene encoding CKLF-like MARVEL transmembrane domain-containing protein 8b isoform X2, whose product is MELESGIRRSDGTSNSSSIESLGLSNSTFSYNGNFIRSASAVFMMGEIVFGLLVWTLIGGTEYLNAPALGWVMFVSVFYWVLTIILFLLYLTISQTRIHLVPWKMLGVCFNASASVLYLTAAVISAVALNSANRERYYFISWVASTVRDICFLGYVVLCRKYSCDSQIVEIKK
- the cmtm8b gene encoding CKLF-like MARVEL transmembrane domain-containing protein 8b isoform X1, encoding MELESGIRRSDGTSNSSSIESLGLSNSTFSYNGNFIRSASAVFMMGEIVFGLLVWTLIGGTEYLNAPALGWVMFVSVFYWVLTIILFLLYLTISQTRIHLVPWKMLGVCFNASASVLYLTAAVISAVALNSANRERYYFISWVASTIFASLAMLCYAGNTVVILKSWKSKSEDISC